A single genomic interval of Asinibacterium sp. OR53 harbors:
- a CDS encoding DUF1259 domain-containing protein codes for MKTLFISAVVSIVLASCNNQPAGESAMHSAGQKDTIACPPGSSKLDVAKIEQLTGMKGMAKNGEYKITVPQNDLKIVVDGFKIIPPMGLGSWIAFTSCADSVMAMGDIIVTETDLKPVQAEVIKQGFQITAIHNHFVRNHPNVMYMHVDRRGNMETVCSGAKAIFDKVKQVRGKDPKEGKPDSVVNKLNIPALDSVMGYKGEMGKGVYKYTIGRPDITLTEHGIAISTFMGFNTWAAWQGTPERAAVAGDFTMLESEVAPVIKALVENGIEVVAVHNHMVHEQPRIFFLHYWGVGPVEQLAKGLRLALDQTKAKK; via the coding sequence ATGAAAACCCTCTTCATTTCAGCAGTAGTTTCCATTGTTTTAGCAAGTTGCAATAACCAGCCGGCAGGTGAGAGCGCTATGCATAGCGCTGGTCAAAAAGATACCATTGCTTGTCCGCCCGGCAGCAGCAAACTGGATGTGGCAAAAATAGAACAGCTCACCGGCATGAAAGGAATGGCCAAGAACGGCGAGTATAAAATAACCGTACCGCAAAACGACCTGAAGATTGTAGTGGATGGATTCAAGATCATTCCGCCGATGGGATTGGGTAGTTGGATCGCATTCACTTCCTGTGCCGACAGTGTAATGGCCATGGGTGATATTATTGTAACAGAGACCGATTTAAAACCGGTACAGGCTGAAGTAATTAAACAGGGTTTTCAAATTACCGCCATACACAACCATTTTGTGCGCAACCATCCCAACGTGATGTACATGCACGTAGATCGCAGAGGTAATATGGAAACTGTTTGCAGCGGTGCCAAAGCCATATTCGATAAAGTAAAGCAAGTGCGTGGCAAAGATCCTAAAGAAGGCAAACCCGATAGCGTAGTAAACAAATTGAATATTCCCGCGCTCGATTCTGTGATGGGTTATAAAGGTGAAATGGGTAAAGGCGTTTATAAGTACACCATTGGCCGGCCTGACATAACATTAACAGAGCACGGTATTGCGATAAGCACATTCATGGGATTCAATACCTGGGCGGCCTGGCAGGGTACCCCTGAGAGAGCGGCCGTAGCCGGCGATTTCACCATGCTGGAATCGGAAGTAGCGCCCGTAATAAAAGCATTGGTTGAAAATGGCATCGAAGTAGTGGCCGTACACAACCACATGGTACACGAGCAGCCGCGTATATTTTTCCTGCATTATTGGGGCGTGGGACCTGTTGAACAGTTGGCAAAAGGATTGAGACTGGCCCTGGATCAAACGAAGGCAAAAAAATAG
- a CDS encoding XdhC family protein, producing the protein MTKEISDILTAFKEAQSNGRQMALATVVHVEGSSYRRPGARMLVEDNGKITGAISGGCLEGDALKKALLAINQQQNKLVTYNTLHEDDVEFGVQLGCNGIVHILFEPIDPLQANHPIAILEKCFLQRKDAVVVTLFSLEDYHGHQPGTCFFFNGEITYSSINDNNLKSAVQEDAAAVLASKTSLHKQYPEGNNLTAFIELLQPPVSLILVGAGNDALPMTAMAAVLGWQVTIVDGRATHANTQRFPNVYKIIVGEPAAIIKQITIDLRTVFVLMTHNYNYDLAMLELLLPMQCRYIGTLGPKKRLERMMAAFQEQGIHIGDEQSAVIHGPTGLDIGAEAAEEIALSVLAEIKAVLADCEGGFLRNRLVSIHPRTAFMLLEASAAH; encoded by the coding sequence ATGACGAAAGAAATAAGCGATATCCTCACCGCGTTCAAAGAAGCGCAGTCTAATGGCCGGCAGATGGCCCTTGCAACGGTTGTGCATGTGGAAGGTTCTTCTTACCGCAGACCGGGCGCCCGCATGCTGGTGGAAGACAACGGAAAGATCACCGGCGCCATCAGCGGCGGCTGCCTTGAAGGAGATGCTTTGAAAAAAGCCCTACTCGCCATCAACCAGCAACAAAACAAACTGGTTACTTATAATACACTGCACGAAGATGATGTAGAGTTTGGTGTGCAACTGGGCTGCAATGGCATTGTTCATATTTTGTTTGAACCCATTGATCCCTTACAAGCCAATCATCCCATTGCTATATTGGAAAAATGTTTTTTACAACGGAAGGATGCCGTGGTGGTTACGCTCTTTTCATTAGAAGACTATCATGGACACCAACCCGGGACCTGTTTCTTTTTCAACGGAGAAATCACATACAGCTCCATCAACGACAACAATCTCAAAAGCGCTGTACAGGAAGATGCGGCGGCTGTACTGGCCAGCAAAACTTCGTTGCACAAACAATACCCCGAAGGCAATAACCTTACCGCCTTCATTGAACTGTTACAACCGCCTGTTTCATTGATCCTTGTTGGAGCGGGCAACGATGCTTTACCAATGACAGCAATGGCTGCTGTTCTGGGCTGGCAGGTAACAATCGTGGATGGAAGGGCTACACATGCCAATACGCAGCGTTTTCCCAACGTGTACAAGATCATTGTTGGAGAGCCCGCAGCCATCATCAAACAAATAACAATAGATCTGAGAACTGTTTTTGTGTTGATGACGCACAATTATAATTACGACCTGGCCATGCTGGAACTGCTCCTGCCCATGCAATGCAGGTACATAGGTACCCTGGGACCAAAGAAACGATTGGAGCGCATGATGGCTGCATTTCAGGAACAGGGCATACATATAGGCGATGAACAAAGTGCAGTTATACATGGTCCAACAGGTCTTGATATCGGTGCAGAGGCAGCAGAAGAGATCGCCTTATCGGTGCTGGCAGAAATAAAAGCGGTGTTGGCAGATTGCGAAGGCGGCTTTCTGCGTAACAGGTTGGTGAGCATTCACCCGCGCACAGCATTCATGCTGCTGGAAGCAAGTGCTGCACACTAA
- a CDS encoding TonB-dependent receptor → MRLVILFFIVGLLKANASGYSQTVTLSERNARLEQVFKKIEKQTRFFFWYENKTLKESRKVNIDVQNASLEQALNQCFANQPLSYVIIDKTIVVKEKKEAVAVEHAVITPIPAPPPPPTIKVKGSVTSAEGQLLSGAYIKLKGSNRGTTAANDGSFTLEIPEQGGTLVISYVGYQSVEIRVTKNTTLNIVMEQQKSNVDEIVVVGYASQRKANLTGATDKVGAKEFESRPINNIGSGLQGLVANLNITNGDGRPNTAAALNIRGAVSINGGEPLILVDNIPATQAELTYLNPTDVESVTVLKDAASAAIYGARASFGVILVTTKSGKNNKLNVNVNAYSSYRTVGKLPEIVTDPYTAITIKNQAAFPLYNPAWPAYMVDYAKQRSQNPSLPAVIVNPNNPNKYLYMGNTNWLEEGYNKTAPSQDINLNLSQKTDKLAYYFSMDYYNQDGIIRYNPDTYKRYNMRAKVDFNVTPWLTFSNNTSFANILYNSPTYLDGNYFWNLNRQSAFDVPKNPDGSWTSAGANQLGSIQQGGRSDSRLNDYQSTFSFNASILKNLWSIKGDATFKRTSSLEKRYEKPVPYIDGPNGPVKYAGGLTGSSTNKTNNTSYNVYNLYTDAHKKFGDHFISVLAGFNQEERSSISNSAVRNGLISYNLPTVNLSTGSMTESETIREWAVQGFFGRLNYNFKDRYLLELDGRYDGSSRFPKNDRWGFFPSASAGWVISEESFFAGIKKATSIDFLKFRASYGSLGNQASVSEYGYIPTMSFTPQIGQILGSSLPSAVNVPGAVSPSYTWEKVNTTNFGVDMLLLDKRLELNFDKYSRVVNGMLVPGKTLPAVFGTGVPMVNAGDMQTKGFELKLSWHDKVKVGGSDFYYNFTASLADSKALITRFDNPTLSLNNYYKGQELGEIWGLGVDGFFKSQDEINAKDYSAVGEDDNNYTFYVGDLKFTDRNKDGKVNFGKYTVNDPGDLYKIGNASPHLPYSFEFTGSWKGFDARIFMQGIAKRDWYPEPSNIYFWGIYAQPWTNVTVQNLDRWTPTNPNGYFPRVKSYIAEDWMQELAIPNNRYLQNASYLRCKNLTVGYTLPQSLLRRAGISRLRFYASAENLFEFTHTKVRLDPESLGAKRGGDIYPFQRTYSFGLNLNF, encoded by the coding sequence ATGAGACTCGTTATTTTATTCTTCATCGTGGGCCTGCTGAAAGCGAACGCCAGCGGCTACTCGCAAACCGTTACCCTCTCGGAACGGAACGCCCGCCTGGAGCAAGTCTTCAAAAAGATCGAAAAACAGACCCGGTTTTTTTTCTGGTACGAGAACAAGACCCTGAAAGAATCCAGGAAAGTAAACATCGATGTACAGAACGCATCGCTGGAGCAGGCCCTGAATCAATGTTTTGCAAATCAACCGCTCAGCTATGTGATCATCGATAAGACGATCGTGGTAAAAGAGAAAAAGGAGGCCGTTGCTGTTGAGCATGCAGTGATTACACCTATACCAGCTCCCCCACCGCCACCCACCATCAAGGTGAAGGGAAGCGTAACTTCTGCCGAAGGACAACTGCTATCCGGCGCTTACATCAAACTGAAAGGAAGTAATAGAGGCACTACGGCAGCCAACGACGGCAGCTTTACCCTGGAGATACCCGAACAGGGCGGTACCCTGGTGATCTCTTATGTAGGTTACCAGTCCGTTGAGATACGTGTTACCAAAAACACCACGCTCAACATTGTAATGGAGCAGCAGAAATCCAATGTAGATGAAATCGTAGTAGTGGGTTATGCTTCACAGCGCAAGGCCAACCTTACCGGTGCTACCGATAAAGTGGGTGCTAAAGAATTCGAAAGCCGCCCCATCAATAATATTGGCTCCGGATTGCAAGGGTTGGTTGCCAACCTCAATATTACCAATGGCGATGGAAGACCTAACACCGCTGCTGCATTGAACATACGCGGCGCCGTTTCCATCAATGGCGGAGAGCCGCTGATACTGGTAGACAATATTCCCGCTACACAAGCCGAGCTCACTTACCTGAACCCTACCGATGTAGAAAGTGTAACTGTGCTGAAAGACGCCGCTTCCGCTGCTATATATGGCGCCAGGGCTTCTTTTGGTGTGATACTGGTTACTACCAAATCGGGCAAGAACAATAAACTCAACGTTAACGTCAATGCCTATTCTTCGTACAGAACCGTGGGCAAACTGCCTGAGATTGTTACCGATCCGTACACTGCGATCACCATCAAGAACCAGGCGGCCTTTCCCCTGTACAACCCGGCATGGCCTGCTTATATGGTAGACTATGCCAAGCAGCGTTCACAGAATCCATCACTGCCTGCAGTGATCGTGAATCCGAATAATCCCAACAAGTACCTGTACATGGGCAATACCAACTGGCTCGAAGAAGGGTACAATAAAACTGCTCCTTCACAGGACATCAACCTGAACCTTTCACAGAAGACAGATAAACTGGCGTATTACTTTTCTATGGATTATTATAACCAGGATGGTATCATACGTTACAACCCCGATACCTACAAGCGTTACAACATGCGCGCTAAGGTTGACTTCAATGTAACACCCTGGCTTACGTTCAGTAATAACACCAGCTTCGCCAACATACTGTATAATTCACCCACTTACCTCGACGGGAATTATTTCTGGAACCTCAACAGGCAATCTGCTTTCGATGTGCCCAAGAACCCCGATGGTAGCTGGACTTCGGCAGGCGCCAACCAGTTGGGATCTATACAGCAGGGCGGCCGCTCCGATTCAAGACTGAATGATTACCAGAGCACATTCTCTTTCAATGCTTCTATTCTGAAAAATTTGTGGAGCATCAAGGGAGACGCTACTTTCAAGAGAACATCCAGTCTCGAAAAAAGATATGAGAAACCTGTTCCATACATAGACGGACCCAATGGGCCTGTGAAATATGCGGGCGGACTTACCGGATCATCTACCAATAAAACGAACAACACCAGTTACAATGTGTACAATCTTTACACAGACGCGCATAAAAAATTCGGTGACCATTTCATAAGCGTACTGGCCGGTTTTAACCAGGAAGAACGCAGCAGTATTTCCAATTCAGCAGTAAGAAATGGATTGATCTCCTATAACCTGCCTACCGTAAACCTCAGTACGGGTTCCATGACAGAATCTGAAACCATTCGCGAATGGGCGGTGCAGGGCTTCTTCGGCAGGTTGAATTACAATTTCAAAGACCGTTACCTGCTGGAACTGGATGGCCGTTACGATGGTAGTTCACGTTTCCCTAAAAACGATCGCTGGGGCTTCTTCCCCTCTGCTTCTGCAGGATGGGTGATCTCTGAAGAATCTTTCTTTGCCGGTATTAAGAAAGCCACAAGTATCGACTTCCTGAAATTTAGGGCATCTTATGGTTCATTGGGTAACCAGGCATCTGTATCGGAATATGGTTATATACCTACTATGAGTTTTACGCCGCAGATAGGCCAGATACTCGGAAGCAGTCTGCCTTCTGCCGTAAATGTTCCCGGCGCCGTATCACCCAGCTATACCTGGGAGAAAGTGAATACCACCAACTTCGGAGTAGACATGTTGTTACTGGATAAACGCCTGGAACTGAACTTCGATAAATATTCCAGGGTAGTGAATGGCATGCTGGTACCTGGTAAAACATTACCTGCTGTTTTTGGTACTGGTGTACCTATGGTAAACGCAGGTGATATGCAAACCAAAGGATTTGAATTGAAATTATCATGGCATGATAAAGTGAAAGTTGGCGGCTCTGATTTTTATTACAACTTCACAGCTTCACTGGCCGACAGCAAGGCATTGATTACCCGGTTCGATAATCCTACCCTTTCACTCAATAACTATTATAAAGGACAGGAACTGGGAGAGATATGGGGTCTTGGTGTAGACGGTTTCTTCAAATCGCAGGATGAGATCAATGCCAAAGATTATTCTGCAGTGGGTGAAGACGATAACAACTACACTTTCTATGTAGGTGATCTCAAATTCACCGACAGGAACAAAGATGGCAAAGTGAATTTTGGAAAGTATACAGTCAATGATCCGGGCGATTTGTATAAGATCGGCAACGCTTCACCGCACCTTCCCTACAGTTTTGAATTTACTGGTTCCTGGAAGGGCTTTGATGCGCGCATCTTCATGCAGGGAATTGCAAAGAGAGATTGGTATCCGGAGCCCAGCAATATTTATTTCTGGGGAATTTACGCCCAGCCATGGACCAACGTTACCGTTCAGAACCTGGATCGGTGGACACCCACCAATCCCAATGGTTATTTCCCCAGGGTGAAATCTTATATAGCGGAAGACTGGATGCAGGAATTGGCTATACCTAATAACCGCTACCTGCAAAATGCCAGCTACCTGCGTTGTAAGAACCTGACCGTTGGTTATACGCTTCCACAATCGTTGTTGAGAAGGGCCGGGATCAGCAGGCTGCGTTTCTACGCCAGTGCTGAAAACCTGTTCGAGTTCACACATACCAAAGTAAGGCTCGACCCGGAATCACTGGGTGCTAAACGCGGCGGAGATATCTATCCTTTCCAGCGCACCTATTCGTTTGGCTTAAACCTTAACTTTTAA
- a CDS encoding FecR family protein: MSPHERLEELFARFLNNECSKEETEWLMKEFETGNDPELLKSLVQRQLESLPDRESYTAEVKQVYQSLSEHIQASALKKQPTGKVVTVLWRRMAVAASVLVAVAIGYGLFFNKQGKNIHEKSPLAVKDFKPGGDKAILTLADGSTILLDSAHNGTLGQEGNTKILKLNNGELAYNTASGNTGEIRYNTIATPKGGQYQVVLSDGTKVWLNAASSLHFPTAFAGKERRVEITGEAYFEVAHNAAMPFIVKNGDNEIRVLGTHFNVNAYNDEAAVKVTLLQGKVNVTQLNTHRSQLLAPGQQASMHANSDIKLNNDVDLEAVMAWKDGLFDFSNADIKTIMRQIGRWYDIEVSYEGNTPEREFSGKISRNTNASNVLKILEQSNIHFKIENKRIVVMP; encoded by the coding sequence TTGTCTCCACACGAAAGACTGGAAGAATTGTTCGCCCGTTTCCTGAACAACGAATGCTCAAAGGAAGAAACCGAGTGGTTGATGAAGGAATTCGAGACAGGAAACGACCCCGAACTACTGAAAAGCCTGGTACAAAGGCAACTGGAATCCTTGCCCGACAGGGAATCGTACACTGCCGAAGTAAAACAAGTGTACCAAAGCTTGTCCGAACATATTCAGGCATCTGCTTTAAAGAAACAACCAACCGGTAAAGTGGTAACTGTTTTATGGAGAAGAATGGCAGTGGCCGCTTCTGTACTGGTGGCAGTAGCAATCGGTTATGGACTGTTCTTCAACAAGCAAGGAAAAAACATCCATGAAAAAAGCCCGCTTGCTGTTAAAGATTTCAAACCGGGTGGCGATAAAGCGATACTTACATTGGCCGATGGATCTACCATCCTGCTCGACAGCGCCCACAACGGTACCCTGGGCCAGGAAGGCAATACTAAAATATTGAAGCTGAACAACGGTGAGCTGGCTTATAACACAGCCAGCGGCAACACAGGAGAAATACGGTACAATACCATCGCCACACCCAAAGGCGGTCAGTACCAGGTTGTGCTTTCAGACGGAACAAAGGTTTGGCTCAACGCCGCTTCATCACTGCATTTTCCCACTGCTTTTGCAGGTAAAGAAAGAAGGGTGGAGATCACCGGCGAAGCCTATTTCGAAGTGGCGCACAATGCCGCCATGCCTTTCATTGTAAAGAATGGCGATAACGAAATACGTGTACTCGGTACCCATTTTAACGTGAATGCTTACAACGATGAAGCTGCTGTGAAAGTAACCCTGCTGCAGGGTAAAGTAAATGTTACCCAGCTCAACACCCATCGCTCACAACTGTTGGCGCCTGGTCAGCAGGCGAGTATGCATGCCAACAGCGACATCAAACTGAATAACGACGTGGACCTGGAAGCTGTGATGGCATGGAAGGATGGCCTCTTCGATTTCAGCAATGCCGATATCAAAACCATCATGCGCCAGATAGGAAGGTGGTACGATATTGAAGTGAGCTATGAAGGCAATACTCCCGAGCGCGAGTTCTCAGGAAAGATCAGCAGGAACACCAATGCTTCGAATGTGCTGAAGATACTGGAGCAAAGCAATATTCATTTCAAAATAGAAAACAAAAGAATTGTAGTAATGCCCTAG
- a CDS encoding NTP transferase domain-containing protein, translated as MAEEKMHTGNIGVIILAAGASSRLGTPKQLLLYAGKTLVQHACEAAINANAGAVIVVLGANAGLIQEALNNNAAHTVINTEWQEGIASSIRYGIKTFTELNPLAEAVVLMLADQPYVTTSSLKHLIAAYQATGKHIVASAYGDSFGTPALFHKNIFPELLQLTGDAGAKSIIRRHLNEGAFIPFPEGNIDVDTAEDYRKLIG; from the coding sequence ATGGCAGAAGAGAAAATGCATACCGGCAACATTGGAGTTATCATACTCGCCGCAGGAGCTTCTTCGCGATTGGGCACTCCCAAACAGTTACTCTTATATGCCGGCAAAACACTGGTACAACATGCATGCGAAGCAGCCATCAATGCCAATGCAGGTGCCGTTATTGTTGTTTTAGGAGCCAATGCCGGTCTTATCCAGGAAGCGCTTAACAACAACGCGGCACATACAGTCATCAATACTGAATGGCAGGAAGGAATCGCATCTTCCATTCGTTATGGAATAAAAACATTCACTGAACTGAACCCGCTTGCAGAAGCGGTGGTGCTGATGTTGGCCGACCAGCCTTATGTAACCACTTCGTCATTGAAGCATTTAATCGCCGCCTACCAGGCAACCGGCAAGCACATTGTTGCCAGTGCGTACGGCGATAGCTTTGGCACGCCTGCGTTGTTTCACAAAAACATTTTCCCTGAACTACTGCAATTGACCGGTGATGCAGGAGCCAAAAGCATCATACGCCGTCACCTAAATGAGGGTGCATTCATTCCCTTTCCTGAAGGGAATATAGATGTAGACACTGCAGAAGACTACCGGAAACTGATCGGCTGA
- a CDS encoding RagB/SusD family nutrient uptake outer membrane protein — MKRYIKYITPFCLIAALTGCTKDFLQRDPKTEITSDQFFKSPGDLETYTNGFYSMMGAAYGDPSADNFSDDISIYNGGAELDNLIRGKLSPDNVGGWNNWDKLRRINFMLDNVSRTTGDQAAINHYIGIARFYRALFYFNMVKRYGDVPWYSHVMQTSDQSLYKASDPRAMVMDSVMNDLEFAATNVSASMNNGTNTRVTKWAAYTLLARVALFEGTFRKYHTELNLQNTAPRFLQRAASATDTVIANGGFSIYNTGAGATNFRAMFSSNNLSGNKEVIFLQKNDQSLGVANNTHVVLDWQWALSRSLANDFLMNDGTPFTSQAGFDKQDFVQMFKNRDPRMAETIMPPGFSTTPGGQPYLIKPDFGGMLQVKFYPRDPNLRQGWVADYTDLPIFRYAEILLTNAEAKAELGTLGQADLDKTINLLRRRVAMPDLNMAAANASPDPAQIARFPLTGGNNQGVLLEIRRERRVEMACEGLRWNDLLRWKAGPALAQASQGIYVAALGGIDVTGDGIPDIAIWQNAQSAQPVPGLPANAPVYYLDGSSYYLSNGTSGNIMFSKDVSQPRNFIDPKYYYFPIPLQQTVLNTNLKQPSGW; from the coding sequence ATGAAACGATATATTAAATACATAACGCCGTTTTGTTTGATCGCTGCTTTAACGGGATGTACCAAAGATTTCCTGCAACGCGATCCTAAAACAGAGATCACAAGCGACCAGTTCTTCAAAAGCCCTGGCGACCTGGAAACCTATACCAATGGTTTCTATTCCATGATGGGCGCTGCTTACGGCGATCCTTCTGCCGATAATTTCTCCGATGACATATCCATTTATAACGGAGGTGCTGAACTGGATAACCTCATCAGGGGTAAACTCTCTCCCGATAATGTGGGAGGATGGAACAACTGGGATAAACTGCGTCGCATCAATTTCATGCTCGACAATGTGTCCAGGACCACCGGCGATCAGGCTGCTATCAACCATTATATTGGTATAGCCCGTTTCTACCGCGCACTCTTTTATTTCAATATGGTGAAAAGATATGGCGATGTGCCATGGTATTCACACGTGATGCAAACCTCAGATCAATCGCTCTACAAAGCCAGCGATCCGCGCGCTATGGTAATGGATTCCGTGATGAACGACCTGGAATTTGCTGCCACCAATGTGAGCGCTTCCATGAACAACGGAACCAATACCCGCGTTACCAAATGGGCAGCATACACTTTGCTGGCAAGGGTAGCACTTTTCGAAGGTACATTCAGGAAGTACCATACAGAGTTGAACTTGCAGAACACTGCCCCGCGGTTTTTGCAGCGGGCCGCTTCTGCAACAGATACGGTGATAGCGAATGGCGGTTTCTCCATTTACAACACCGGCGCGGGTGCAACGAATTTCCGTGCGATGTTTTCCAGCAACAACCTGTCGGGCAACAAAGAAGTCATCTTCCTGCAAAAGAACGATCAAAGCCTGGGTGTGGCCAATAACACACATGTGGTGCTCGACTGGCAGTGGGCATTGAGTCGTAGCCTGGCCAACGATTTTCTTATGAATGATGGTACGCCTTTCACATCTCAGGCTGGTTTCGATAAACAAGATTTTGTACAGATGTTCAAAAACCGCGACCCGCGCATGGCTGAGACCATCATGCCTCCGGGATTTTCTACCACGCCAGGCGGACAACCCTACCTGATCAAACCGGATTTTGGAGGAATGTTGCAAGTGAAATTTTATCCGCGCGATCCGAACCTTCGCCAGGGATGGGTAGCCGATTATACCGACTTGCCTATTTTCCGTTACGCCGAAATATTACTAACCAACGCAGAAGCCAAAGCAGAACTGGGAACACTGGGACAGGCAGACCTGGATAAAACCATCAACCTCTTACGCAGGCGGGTGGCGATGCCCGATCTGAATATGGCCGCCGCGAATGCCAGCCCCGATCCGGCGCAAATAGCCAGGTTTCCTTTAACCGGTGGAAACAACCAGGGCGTTTTATTGGAGATCAGGAGAGAGCGTCGCGTTGAAATGGCCTGTGAAGGACTGCGCTGGAACGACCTGCTGCGTTGGAAAGCAGGACCCGCATTGGCACAAGCTTCGCAAGGTATTTATGTAGCAGCTTTGGGTGGCATAGATGTAACCGGCGATGGCATACCGGATATTGCGATCTGGCAGAATGCACAATCTGCACAACCGGTTCCCGGTTTGCCGGCGAATGCACCGGTCTATTACCTCGATGGTAGCAGCTATTATTTGTCAAATGGAACATCGGGTAACATCATGTTCAGCAAAGACGTGAGTCAGCCCCGCAATTTCATCGACCCCAAGTATTATTATTTCCCAATACCCTTACAGCAAACCGTGCTGAACACGAATTTGAAACAGCCTTCCGGCTGGTAA
- a CDS encoding metallophosphoesterase, with the protein MNRRNLLKNIGLTAGTLALSGVGAVTAEAAARSSNRILRIAHITDVHMRPELDAPNRFRKCMELIKQHKVDFFLNGGDTIYAADYGNITRERVNEQWNIWHRLRKEFSEYEMYSCLGNHDMWWAAPDKSDAMYGKDYVVQQLNIPHRYYSFDKKGWHFIVLDSNNKNAGSLDDEQRDWLEKDLAALPAGTPTLLMSHYPLLAACCYMDGGGMHTDYKYLVNLFYKHKGKVKTCISGHIHLLDNVVYNNVQYCCNGALSGFWWEDGDKNSAGKGYCQQTPPGYAIIDLFDDGTMHNAYHPHSF; encoded by the coding sequence ATGAACAGAAGAAACCTTTTAAAGAACATAGGATTAACAGCAGGTACGCTGGCATTGAGTGGTGTTGGGGCTGTTACAGCCGAAGCGGCTGCACGGTCATCTAATAGAATATTGCGTATTGCACATATTACCGATGTGCATATGCGCCCCGAACTGGATGCGCCCAACCGTTTCAGGAAATGCATGGAGCTGATCAAGCAACACAAAGTGGATTTCTTTTTGAACGGTGGCGATACCATCTATGCTGCCGATTACGGCAATATCACCAGGGAGAGAGTGAACGAACAGTGGAATATATGGCACCGGCTGCGTAAGGAATTCAGTGAGTATGAAATGTACAGTTGCCTGGGCAACCACGATATGTGGTGGGCTGCGCCTGATAAAAGCGATGCCATGTATGGAAAAGATTATGTGGTGCAACAACTGAATATCCCGCATCGCTATTACAGTTTTGATAAAAAGGGATGGCACTTTATTGTGCTCGACAGCAATAATAAAAATGCCGGCTCACTCGATGATGAACAAAGGGACTGGCTGGAGAAAGACCTGGCTGCATTACCTGCCGGAACACCCACTTTGCTCATGAGCCACTATCCTTTGCTGGCAGCCTGTTGTTATATGGATGGAGGCGGCATGCATACCGATTATAAATACCTGGTGAACTTGTTTTATAAGCATAAGGGAAAAGTAAAGACCTGTATCAGCGGTCACATTCATTTGCTCGACAATGTTGTGTACAATAATGTGCAGTACTGTTGTAATGGCGCTTTAAGCGGTTTCTGGTGGGAGGATGGAGATAAAAATTCTGCTGGTAAAGGGTATTGCCAGCAGACCCCTCCCGGTTATGCCATCATCGATTTATTTGATGATGGAACGATGCATAATGCTTATCACCCGCATTCGTTTTAA